Proteins co-encoded in one Mus caroli unplaced genomic scaffold, CAROLI_EIJ_v1.1 scaffold_21641_1, whole genome shotgun sequence genomic window:
- the LOC110289046 gene encoding vomeronasal type-2 receptor 116-like, protein WLAGLSNQLVNYNCGQKRNLPAALTGTSWAISAHIGTLLQLYKIPQLTFGYFDSNMNDQSQFKTLYQVAPEDTYLSLALVSLMLHFSWSWVGLIVPNDPRGTQILSDFRDIMESNRICLAFVKMIPGTWNSYSDAIWKNMEKIQESSANVIVIYGDIVSLQGLMRHITQLLVTWKVWVLNSQWNIDYYSDYFMIESFHGSLIFSHHHEEMVEFVDFVQTVNPYTYPGDDYLPKFWVFFFNCPFSEFDCQLLENCQPNASLDLLPRHIIDPAMSEESYNIYNAVYALAHSLHEMTVQQIQTQPYANGEGMTF, encoded by the exons TGGCTCGCAGGGTTGAGCAATCAGCTAGTGAATTATAACTGTGGCCAGAAGAGGAATTTACCTGCAGCACTNACTGGAACATCATGGGCGATATCTGCCCATATTGGGACACTGCTACAACTCTACAAAATACCTCAG CTCACTTTTGGATATTTTGATTCTAACATGAATGACCAAAGTCAGTTTAAAACTCTCTATCAGGTGGCCCCCGAGGACACATATCTGTCACTGGCCTTAGTGTCTTTGATGCTTCATTTCAGCTGGTCCTGGGTGGGTCTGATTGTCCCAAATGACCCCAGAGGGACTCAGATTCTATCAGACTTTAGAGACATTATGGAAAGTAATAGGATCTGCTTAGCCTTTGTGAAAATGATTCCTGGCACCTGGAATTCATATTCTGATGCAATATGGAAAAATATGGAGAAGATTCAGGAATCATCAGCAAATGTGATTGTTATTTATGGGGACATTGTTTCTTTACAAGGTTTAATGCGACACATTACACAACTGTTAGTGACATGGAAAGTCTGGGTCTTGAACTCTCAATGGAATATTGACTACTATTCTGATTATTTTATGATAGAATCATTTCATGGGAGTCTCATTTTTTCACACCATCATGAAGAGATGGTTGAGTTTGTGGATTTTGTTCAAACAGTGAATCCCTACACATACCCAGGAGATGATTATCTTCctaaattttgggtttttttcttcaattGCCCTTTTTCTGAGTTTGATTGCCAACTTTTGGAGAACTGCCAACCCAATGCATCTTTGGACTTACTGCCCAGACACATTATTGACCCAGCCATGAGTGAAGAGAGCTACAACATATACAATGCTGTGTATGCTCTTGCTCACAGCCTCCATGAGATGACTGTTCAACAAATACAGACACAACCATACGCCAATGGAGAAGGAATGACATTC